AGCACTGAACGCGTTGATCGTGAGCAGGCCGAGGGAGGGCGGGCAGTCGATCAGCACATAGTCGAATCCCCTGCCATGCTCCGACGCCAGGAACGCGTCGAGTGCACGCCGGAGTCGACTCTCACGCTGCTCCAGCGTCACGAGTTCGATCTCGGCTCCCGCCAAGTGGATGGTCGCGGGAACGCAGTAGAGCGCGTCGAACTCCGGACTGCTCTGCAGCGCATCCTCGATGGGAACGTCGTTGACGAGGACGTCGTACACGCTCGAGAGATCGGACGACCTGTCGGCCCCCAATGCCGTCGAGGCGTTGCCCTGGGGATCGAGGTCGATGACCATCGTGCGTGCGCCGGCCTTCGCCAGCGCTGCGGCGAGGTTGACCGTCGAGGTGGTCTTCCCGACGCCCCCTTTCTGGTTCGCGATCGTGAAGACACGCGTGCGGGACGGACGCGGGAGGACCAAGCTTGCAAGCGCCTTTCGTCGACGACTCGTCTCGGAGAGCTCCCGCGCGATGGGACTCAGGTCGTCATTCATGCGCGAGTTCCAATCGAGTGCGGGTCATCGGGGACTTGGGCGAGACGGGACGATGTTTCACGTGGAACATAGCTTTCGCGCGTCTCCGTCGTGAGCTGAATACGCGCCTGACCGGGGAATTCAGGCGTCGTCTGTGAGTGGCGCATGTCACGCGACCCGTGCCCTGATGACGCGAGTGACTTCCTCGACCTGACCCTCACCGAGCGTGAGCACCTCGACATCCTCGAGGTGGAATCGCCGGATCACCTTCGTCGCAGCCTCCACCTCGCGCTCGGCATTCGCGCCCTTCATGAGCACCAGCTCTCCCCCGGTCTTGACCAGTGGCGCGGTCAGCGGAATGAGCTTCGAGAACGCACTCACGGCCCGGGCGGTGACCTGATCGAGCGCGTAGTCGCTGGCCACATCCTCCGCTCGCGCGCGGCGGACCTCCACGTTCTCGAGCTCCAGATGACGTGCTTGCTCCTCCAGCCAGGCGACGCGACGCTCCATCGGCTCGATCAGGACGAACCGAACATCGGGCCGGGCGATCGCGAGCACGAGCCCGGGGAGACCAGCACCGCTGCCGATGTCCCCGACCAGCCCGGGGCGAAGAAGAGGCGCGACCAGGACCGAGTTCACGATGTGCCGTGTCCACAGCCGCGGTGGCTCGAGAGGGCCGATGAGCCCCAGCTCCTCCCCACGCTCTCCGAGTTGAGCGGCGAACTCACGCGCGGTATCGATGTGACCGGCGAAAAGCGTCGCTGCCACCTCCGGCTCGGACTCGATCATGACCTGTTCGGGCATCGCGTACTTCCTTAGGTCAGTTTCCGTGTGGGCCAGATGATCCTCGTGAGGATCGTCGCATCGCGCTCTGGTGCGTTCCGACCGGCCTTCAGAGTTTACCGGGCGCGAAGCCGCGGGCACGGTGTGCTCGGTCGCGTGGTCGCGAATCACACGGCGCAGGACAACAGTTTCACGTGAAACATCACCTGCGCGCTCCATTCAGAGGATCACTCCTTGCCTCTGGTCTGCACGGGTGACGACAAGCGGAGCCTCACGTTGTTGCACGTGAAACGTATCGCTATGCGTAAGCACAGCATCATGCCAGTTGCCCCACGCTCGTCGGTACGCGCAGCGTACAAGGGCTACAGACAGGCACCAACCTGCGCCGTCACGGTCGTACGCATCAACAGGCGCTCCGTGGATCCATCACCGAAGAAAGCTGATTGGCGTGGACTCATCACGACTCCATTCAGCACCTAGCGCCCCAGCCAACGTCGACTCGAGAGTTCCTAT
This is a stretch of genomic DNA from Clavibacter zhangzhiyongii. It encodes these proteins:
- a CDS encoding ParA family protein; this encodes MNDDLSPIARELSETSRRRKALASLVLPRPSRTRVFTIANQKGGVGKTTSTVNLAAALAKAGARTMVIDLDPQGNASTALGADRSSDLSSVYDVLVNDVPIEDALQSSPEFDALYCVPATIHLAGAEIELVTLEQRESRLRRALDAFLASEHGRGFDYVLIDCPPSLGLLTINAFSAAKEVLIPIQCEYYALEGLSQLLSNIELISQHLNPELSMTTILLTMYDGRTNLAQQVAAEVREHFPEQTLTTLIPRSVRISEAPSYGQSVISYDPNSPGALSYLEAAAEIAHRGAPK
- the rsmG gene encoding 16S rRNA (guanine(527)-N(7))-methyltransferase RsmG; translation: MPEQVMIESEPEVAATLFAGHIDTAREFAAQLGERGEELGLIGPLEPPRLWTRHIVNSVLVAPLLRPGLVGDIGSGAGLPGLVLAIARPDVRFVLIEPMERRVAWLEEQARHLELENVEVRRARAEDVASDYALDQVTARAVSAFSKLIPLTAPLVKTGGELVLMKGANAEREVEAATKVIRRFHLEDVEVLTLGEGQVEEVTRVIRARVA